The Methanosphaera sp. BMS genome contains a region encoding:
- a CDS encoding NAD(P)-dependent alcohol dehydrogenase, translating into MAKFTGFAMKKLNEVGWVEKEKPECGRRDAIIKPLALSPCTSDIHTVWEGAIGDRKDMILGHEAVGIVEEVGEDVKDFKVGDEVIVPAITPDWEDEAAQRGFPSQTTGALGGWKFSNFKDGVFGEVFHVNLADANLAKLPENVKPETAVMLSDMFSTGMMGSENANIKLGSTVAVIGIGPVGLCSVAGARNLGAGRIFAVGTRPNCVKVAKEYGATDIVNYKEGPIDEQILEATDNEGVDAVIIAGGNMETWKQAVKMAKAGSVISNVNYLSGADIVPLPREAWGCGMANIDIATGLCPGGRVRMERLASLIEYGRINPDSLITHKFKGFDKVEDALMLMKDKPKDLIKPVVLCD; encoded by the coding sequence ATGGCAAAATTTACAGGATTTGCAATGAAAAAACTTAATGAAGTTGGATGGGTAGAAAAAGAAAAACCAGAATGTGGTAGACGTGATGCAATAATCAAACCATTAGCATTATCTCCATGTACTTCTGACATACACACAGTATGGGAAGGAGCAATAGGAGATAGAAAAGATATGATTCTTGGGCATGAAGCAGTAGGAATTGTAGAAGAAGTAGGTGAAGATGTAAAAGATTTTAAAGTTGGGGATGAAGTAATCGTACCAGCAATCACACCTGATTGGGAAGATGAAGCAGCACAAAGAGGATTCCCTTCACAAACAACAGGAGCATTGGGTGGATGGAAATTTTCAAACTTCAAAGACGGAGTATTTGGAGAAGTATTCCACGTAAACTTGGCAGATGCAAACCTAGCAAAATTACCTGAAAATGTAAAACCGGAAACAGCAGTAATGCTATCAGATATGTTTTCAACAGGAATGATGGGATCAGAAAATGCAAACATAAAATTAGGATCAACAGTAGCAGTAATCGGAATAGGTCCTGTAGGACTATGTTCAGTAGCAGGAGCAAGAAACCTCGGAGCTGGAAGAATATTTGCTGTAGGAACAAGACCAAATTGTGTAAAAGTAGCAAAAGAATACGGTGCAACAGACATTGTCAACTATAAAGAAGGACCAATAGATGAACAAATATTGGAAGCAACAGATAATGAAGGGGTAGATGCAGTAATTATTGCCGGTGGAAACATGGAAACATGGAAACAAGCAGTAAAAATGGCAAAAGCAGGATCAGTAATATCAAATGTAAATTATCTAAGTGGAGCAGATATAGTACCATTACCACGTGAAGCATGGGGTTGTGGAATGGCAAATATCGACATAGCAACAGGTCTATGTCCTGGTGGAAGAGTAAGAATGGAACGTCTGGCAAGCCTAATCGAATACGGAAGAATAAATCCAGATTCCCTTATAACCCATAAATTCAAAGGATTCGATAAAGTAGAAGATGCTTTAATGTTAATGAAAGACAAACCAAAAGACTTAATTAAACCAGTCGTCTTATGTGATTAG
- a CDS encoding DUF6609 family protein, which produces MEPGIVAAIISFVFPGIGQAITTPEARMKWIAVFVIYSIIFFVLYMITGRNFIVSILSLIVKLAAAYDAYDNKIDINSVF; this is translated from the coding sequence ATGGAACCCGGCATAGTAGCAGCTATTATTTCATTTGTTTTCCCAGGTATAGGACAAGCAATTACAACTCCTGAAGCAAGAATGAAATGGATCGCAGTATTTGTAATTTATTCAATAATCTTTTTTGTCCTTTACATGATTACAGGAAGAAATTTCATTGTATCAATATTAAGTTTAATTGTAAAACTTGCCGCAGCATACGATGCATATGATAATAAAATAGACATCAATTCCGTATTTTAA
- a CDS encoding CatA-like O-acetyltransferase: MDRYPKKELDIKVDELPFQDFLTSRYSMTVRVNAQNTYDYSKENNIPFFNMTAACILTAINEIPEFKRRIIDDKVYEYEKINAVSPIMQDDYSIREIEIPPLSEHESLEEYNSYIENKKENIGDNQFLVEPSLRDMLPICNLSCIPWINFDSMTNIIASSDQLMPVISWGKLVDGKIPISLTASHVFIFGYHFKLFYENLEKYLDNPELIINR; encoded by the coding sequence ATGGACAGATATCCTAAAAAAGAGTTAGATATTAAAGTAGATGAACTTCCATTCCAGGATTTTCTCACATCCCGATATTCCATGACTGTTAGAGTCAATGCTCAAAATACATATGACTACTCCAAAGAAAATAATATACCCTTCTTTAACATGACCGCAGCATGTATATTAACGGCAATAAATGAGATACCTGAGTTTAAAAGAAGAATAATCGATGACAAGGTCTATGAATATGAAAAAATAAATGCTGTAAGTCCAATAATGCAGGATGATTACTCTATAAGAGAAATAGAAATACCACCCTTATCAGAACATGAATCATTAGAAGAATATAATAGTTATATAGAAAATAAAAAGGAAAATATTGGGGATAATCAGTTTCTTGTAGAACCATCCTTAAGGGATATGTTACCAATCTGTAACCTATCATGCATTCCCTGGATTAACTTTGATTCCATGACAAATATCATAGCAAGCTCCGATCAATTGATGCCCGTTATTAGTTGGGGAAAACTAGTTGACGGAAAAATACCCATTTCATTAACAGCAAGCCATGTATTTATCTTCGGATATCATTTCAAATTATTCTATGAGAATTTAGAAAAATACCTGGATAATCCTGAATTAATAATTAACAGATAA
- a CDS encoding VWA domain-containing protein translates to MEKEVVLISNFLRNEGMQVSIRSTELAYTVLMNLKDSLSEDELYTCLKAIYVKDIADNDKFKRAFNKVFKKLDLKKENKKQGQQPQQDMVEGGEDLSQPKFNPNDNLEQLQELYDQMIEDKKNNREKDGKLVDVSMVLLDTYDPRVFELCKKLGKKIANQRSQRLKMKKSHHIDMPKTIRSNLKNGGHCIKLIHSKPPMKKNKHIFLCDVSGSCEWITSWFFLLLYGCKQTFNKVKIYDFDNKLTDVTDVLGTESFSNIGQVNIAQREKGIHCYGQSDMAKAFKEFLKTAEINHRTDIIILTDCRDWKGERKNGVLESASLIKEMLKRAHRVIILNPEKKIRWTMATSCVKDYEDAGAEVFETSDLNMFEKVISEL, encoded by the coding sequence ATGGAAAAAGAAGTTGTTCTGATTTCAAATTTTTTAAGAAATGAAGGCATGCAAGTCAGTATAAGAAGTACTGAACTAGCATATACTGTTCTTATGAATTTGAAAGATTCCTTAAGTGAAGATGAGCTCTATACTTGTCTTAAAGCAATATATGTGAAGGATATTGCGGATAATGATAAGTTTAAAAGGGCATTCAACAAGGTATTTAAAAAATTAGACCTTAAAAAAGAAAACAAAAAACAAGGACAACAACCCCAACAAGATATGGTTGAAGGTGGAGAAGACTTATCACAGCCAAAATTCAATCCAAATGATAACCTGGAACAGCTTCAGGAATTATATGACCAAATGATTGAAGATAAGAAAAACAACAGGGAAAAGGATGGCAAACTTGTAGACGTAAGTATGGTCCTGCTGGACACATATGACCCGAGAGTATTCGAGTTATGTAAAAAGCTTGGTAAAAAAATAGCCAATCAACGTTCACAAAGGCTTAAAATGAAAAAGTCACACCATATCGATATGCCAAAAACCATCAGAAGCAACCTTAAAAATGGTGGACACTGCATCAAGTTAATTCACTCCAAGCCACCGATGAAAAAGAACAAACACATATTCCTATGTGACGTTAGCGGTTCATGTGAATGGATTACATCATGGTTTTTCCTATTGTTATATGGATGTAAACAAACCTTCAACAAAGTTAAAATATATGACTTTGACAATAAGTTAACCGATGTGACTGATGTATTGGGCACTGAATCATTCAGCAATATAGGTCAAGTAAATATTGCTCAAAGAGAAAAAGGAATACACTGTTATGGACAATCAGATATGGCCAAAGCATTTAAGGAATTTTTAAAGACTGCTGAAATCAATCATAGAACAGATATAATAATATTAACCGATTGCAGGGATTGGAAGGGTGAACGTAAAAATGGTGTTCTTGAAAGTGCATCTCTCATTAAAGAAATGCTTAAAAGAGCACATCGGGTGATAATTTTAAATCCTGAAAAGAAAATTAGATGGACTATGGCTACAAGCTGTGTTAAGGATTATGAGGATGCCGGTGCAGAGGTATTTGAAACATCTGATTTAAATATGTTTGAAAAGGTTATCAGTGAATTATAA
- a CDS encoding 4Fe-4S binding protein, whose amino-acid sequence MYGNPFLISQENCLHCGICFESCPVDAVEKLP is encoded by the coding sequence ATATATGGTAATCCATTTTTAATTAGCCAAGAAAATTGTCTTCATTGCGGTATTTGTTTTGAAAGTTGTCCCGTTGATGCTGTTGAAAAATTACCGTGA
- a CDS encoding transposase, which translates to MQKKNLKKTKFINAKTDKIAILDETRSQNVPNTSRVLYKPGTKNIIIKPPVKFGINIVGFQGINCNSYMEENTKNNAYTFLKTLCNFRALNTNNKQVIKQIKQAITNPNLKIENIQSILHQNQLSTKDLINKINDELYNENSKQKSIEKIQKICKKEDIHNTRKIANLQREIIVNNLQNTEIKDLLSKEKPIYLILDNAKIHHAKIIEKVCDILNLKLIFLEPYCPDLNPIEDVWRTIKRKIYNSNYKTLDELIDIFKRLFYEIVDNTTFYENWLSEYFMV; encoded by the coding sequence ATGCAGAAGAAAAACTTAAAAAAAACAAAGTTCATTAATGCAAAAACAGACAAAATCGCAATATTAGACGAAACAAGATCACAAAATGTACCAAATACATCAAGAGTATTATATAAACCAGGAACAAAAAATATTATAATTAAACCTCCTGTAAAATTTGGAATAAACATTGTAGGCTTTCAAGGAATTAATTGTAATTCATACATGGAAGAAAATACAAAAAATAATGCATATACATTTTTAAAAACACTTTGTAACTTTAGAGCACTGAATACAAACAACAAACAAGTTATAAAACAAATTAAACAAGCAATAACAAACCCTAATTTAAAAATAGAAAATATACAATCAATTTTACATCAAAACCAGTTATCAACTAAGGATTTAATAAATAAAATAAATGATGAATTATATAATGAAAATTCAAAACAAAAATCAATAGAAAAAATACAAAAGATCTGTAAAAAAGAGGATATACACAACACCCGAAAAATTGCTAATTTACAACGAGAAATAATAGTAAATAACTTACAAAACACTGAAATAAAGGATTTATTGTCTAAAGAAAAACCTATTTACCTAATACTTGACAATGCAAAAATACATCATGCAAAAATTATAGAAAAGGTATGTGACATATTAAACCTCAAATTAATCTTTTTAGAACCCTATTGTCCTGATTTAAATCCTATAGAAGATGTATGGAGAACAATAAAAAGAAAAATATATAATTCCAATTATAAAACATTGGATGAATTGATTGACATATTTAAAAGGTTATTTTATGAAATAGTGGATAATACGACATTCTATGAAAACTGGCTTTCAGAGTATTTTATGGTATAA
- a CDS encoding helix-turn-helix domain-containing protein produces MKTENKKVKNHLSLNEMNDLLKEYRDSYEIYRHLLLIRMVYKGETISKASDNLNISRKTGERWIKDYNESGFDGLTSKYSNCGRKSLLSNEQKQFLYDKITGNEENYDLKRVKKLIKDEFDIEYSDKQVWVITREKLNLNYGKPMLKYSTRPKNAEEKLKKNKVH; encoded by the coding sequence ATGAAAACTGAAAATAAAAAAGTCAAAAATCATTTATCATTAAATGAAATGAATGACTTATTAAAAGAGTATAGAGACTCCTATGAAATATACAGACATTTATTATTAATTAGAATGGTTTACAAAGGCGAAACCATATCTAAAGCTTCTGATAATTTAAATATATCTCGTAAAACCGGTGAAAGATGGATAAAAGACTATAATGAATCAGGTTTTGATGGATTAACTTCAAAATATTCTAATTGTGGAAGAAAATCATTATTGTCTAATGAACAAAAACAATTTTTATATGATAAAATTACAGGAAATGAAGAAAATTATGACTTAAAAAGAGTAAAAAAATTAATTAAAGATGAATTTGATATAGAATACAGTGATAAACAAGTTTGGGTCATAACAAGAGAAAAATTAAACCTTAATTATGGAAAACCAATGTTAAAATATTCAACAAGACCAAAAAATGCAGAAGAAAAACTTAAAAAAAACAAAGTTCATTAA